In the genome of Flavivirga spongiicola, one region contains:
- a CDS encoding M42 family metallopeptidase, whose amino-acid sequence MTKKSILNGKSMDFLEKYLNNAAPTGYEWTGQKLWMDYLKPYVDEFITDTYGTAVGVINPKAKYKVVIEGHADEISWYVNYISDNGLIYVIRNGGSDHQIAPSKIVNVHTKKGIIKGVFGWPAIHTRNKAKEEAPKPDNITIDVGAKDKEEVEKMGIHVGCVITYPDEFHILNDDKFVCRALDNRMGGFMIAEVARLLKENKKELPFGLYITNSVQEEIGLRGAEMITHTIKPNVAIVTDVTHDTTTPMIERKKEGHLEIGKGPVIAYAPAVQQKLRDLITETAEDKKIPFQRSALSRATGTDTDAFAYSNGGVASALISLPLRYMHTTVEMVHKDDVENVIKLIYETLLNIKDGETFSYFE is encoded by the coding sequence ATGACGAAGAAAAGCATTCTAAATGGGAAGTCTATGGACTTTTTAGAAAAATACCTAAACAATGCAGCTCCTACAGGTTATGAGTGGACCGGGCAAAAATTGTGGATGGATTATTTAAAACCGTATGTAGATGAATTTATAACGGATACTTATGGTACTGCCGTTGGCGTTATAAATCCTAAAGCAAAATATAAAGTAGTTATTGAAGGACATGCCGATGAAATTTCATGGTATGTAAACTATATTTCGGACAACGGATTAATTTATGTAATTAGAAATGGTGGTAGCGATCATCAAATTGCACCAAGTAAAATAGTTAATGTACATACAAAAAAGGGTATTATAAAAGGTGTTTTTGGATGGCCTGCTATCCATACACGTAATAAAGCCAAAGAAGAAGCTCCAAAACCAGATAATATTACTATTGATGTTGGTGCAAAAGACAAAGAAGAAGTCGAGAAAATGGGAATTCATGTGGGATGTGTTATCACCTACCCTGATGAATTTCATATTTTAAATGATGATAAATTTGTTTGTCGTGCTTTAGATAACCGTATGGGTGGTTTCATGATTGCCGAAGTAGCACGTTTATTAAAAGAGAATAAAAAAGAACTTCCCTTTGGCCTCTATATTACAAATTCGGTACAAGAAGAAATAGGCTTACGTGGCGCAGAAATGATTACACACACCATTAAACCAAATGTGGCGATTGTTACCGATGTCACTCACGATACGACGACCCCCATGATAGAAAGAAAAAAAGAAGGACATCTTGAAATTGGTAAAGGCCCTGTTATAGCTTATGCACCTGCAGTACAGCAAAAACTACGTGATTTAATTACTGAAACTGCAGAGGATAAGAAAATCCCTTTTCAACGCTCTGCCCTATCTCGTGCAACAGGAACAGACACAGATGCTTTTGCTTATAGCAATGGTGGTGTAGCTTCTGCATTAATTTCACTTCCACTCCGTTATATGCATACCACAGTAGAAATGGTACATAAAGATGATGTAGAAAATGTTATTAAACTAATTTATGAAACACTGCTTAATATAAAAGACGGTGAAACGTTTAGTTATTTTGAATAA